A window of Otariodibacter oris genomic DNA:
CAGGCGTTACTACGGGTGCTGGTGAATATGCGCCCATTCCACCAGTATTGAGTCCTTTATCACCTTCACCAACACGTTTATGATCTTGGCTAGTTGCCATTGGCTCAACGTGTTTGCCATCCACCATTACAATAAAGCTTGCTTCTTCACCATCTAAAAACTCTTCGATCACCACTCGGCTACCTGCATCACCAAAAGCATTGCCTGAAAGCATATCTCTTACAGCATCTTCCGCCTCTTCAAGCGTCATTGCTACGATAACACCTTTACCAGCTGCTAACCCATCCGCTTTAATCACGATAGGTGCACCTTTTTCTTTTAAATAAGCTAAAGCAGGTTCAACTTCTGTGAAATTCTGATATTCCGCAGTCGGAATATTGTGACGAGCGAGGAAATCTTTAGTGAAAGCTTTTGATCCTTCTAATTGTGCTGCTGCTTGAGTTGGTCCAAAAATCTTTAAACCCGCTTGGCGAAATGCATCAACAACACCAATAACTAATGGCGCTTCAGGTCCAACAATCGTTAAGCCGATTTCATTTTTTTGAGCGAATTGGACTAAGGCTTGCACATCTGTGGCTGAAATCGCCACATTTTCAATCCCCTCTTCTAATGCGGTACCTGCATTACCTGGTGCAACAAAGACTGTTTTTACTAGTGGGGATTGACGTGCTTTCCAAGCAAGTGCATGTTCACGACCGCCATTACCAATGATCAAAATATTCATAAATTTCCTCGTAAGTTAAATGTTCTAGCGAAAATCTTCGCCATAAAATAAGTGATTTGCAAAATAAGTTGAATAACCTACCGCTTGTTAGGCAAACGATTGCATAAATGCGTGTAGTGTACCGAATTTCTTTAATTTCTAAAAGAATTCAATGGCTTTTATTGGAAAATTTAGGCATAAAAAAACCGAACACAATAAATTATGTTCGGTTATCTTGAAAAGCACTAAAACGTTATGCGTTTTCTGTTTCAAAACGTTCAAATCGCAATACTTTTTTCTCTACCCGACGTAATACCAAAGTCATCACACCTGTAATAAGTAGATAAATGACACCCGCCATCCCATAGATAGAAAGCGCATCATATTCTGTACCATATAATCTGCGAGCATAGCCCATAATATCCATAATGGTAATGGTTGAAGCAAGCGAAGTACCCTTAAAGACTAAAATAATCTCGTTACTATAAGAAGGTAATGCACGTTTTAATGCGTAAGGAATCAAAATTTTCAATGTTTGTAAACGATTCAACCCTAAAGCTGCACAAGTTTCCCATTGCCCTTTGGGAATTGCCTTTACTGCACCGTGAAATAGTTGAGTCGTATAAGCTGCACTATTTAATGCTAAAGCTAACATTGCACAGAACCATGCGTTAGATAATACTAACCATAGTGGACTATCGACAATCCATTGAAATTGTCCCGGACCGGCATAAATCAGAAAGAATTGTACGAGTAATGGTGTACCCGTAAATACTGTTAAGAACAGATTA
This region includes:
- the artM gene encoding arginine ABC transporter permease ArtM, whose amino-acid sequence is MLYDYFMAIAQGIPTSLLLTVVSLCVAFFLAIVLTFLLSMENKGIKAVINLFLTVFTGTPLLVQFFLIYAGPGQFQWIVDSPLWLVLSNAWFCAMLALALNSAAYTTQLFHGAVKAIPKGQWETCAALGLNRLQTLKILIPYALKRALPSYSNEIILVFKGTSLASTITIMDIMGYARRLYGTEYDALSIYGMAGVIYLLITGVMTLVLRRVEKKVLRFERFETENA
- the purD gene encoding phosphoribosylamine--glycine ligase; this encodes MNILIIGNGGREHALAWKARQSPLVKTVFVAPGNAGTALEEGIENVAISATDVQALVQFAQKNEIGLTIVGPEAPLVIGVVDAFRQAGLKIFGPTQAAAQLEGSKAFTKDFLARHNIPTAEYQNFTEVEPALAYLKEKGAPIVIKADGLAAGKGVIVAMTLEEAEDAVRDMLSGNAFGDAGSRVVIEEFLDGEEASFIVMVDGKHVEPMATSQDHKRVGEGDKGLNTGGMGAYSPAPVVTPDIHQRIMDEVIYPTVRGMAAENNPYTGFLYAGLMIMPNGQPKVIEFNCRFGDPETQPIMMRLESDLVELCLKACDEKLDEIQSKWCEQAALGIVLAAEGYPADYRKGDEITGIPTELNSSQKVFLAGVEQKDGKLLTNGGRVLCATALGNSVKEAQQQALALAEQIKWTGRFYRRDIGYRAVAREQ